A region from the Gadus morhua unplaced genomic scaffold, gadMor3.0, whole genome shotgun sequence genome encodes:
- the LOC115538877 gene encoding uncharacterized protein LOC115538877 yields the protein FVLFVGDSHLRALVDRYVRMPDGCLSFGFLSTPGASAAELRTELLNADIPRTPDIVCLLAPSNNLTATPGIEAAGVAFDGLLRAARSRWPKVFVLDFPPRLASELAPQQFLREEFRRVAAKNGVEYCVTADRFLLDSLALWSRDGIHLSDDLGMPLLAKLLWHFSFRQLQSPLPVTPPPVSPPKSPPTVRPFATTVVVKGEVSRPRPLDPFKETVVGRRGKRSQPESWDAPEDWDQSSVRILPHEVCVPPLVLRECFVVLNPIRFSTDKLAAMDRIVPSNLDVPMGNHSKRL from the exons tttgtgctgtttgtgggCGACTCGCATCTGCGTGCGTTGGTTGACCGTTACGTGAGGATGCCAGACGGTTGCCTTTCGTTTGGGTTCCTGTCTACGCCTGGGGCGTCTGCCGCTGAGCTCCGCACTGAGTTGCTGAACGCAGACATCCCCAGAACCCCCGACATCGTTTGCTTGCTGGCTCCAAGCAACAACCTCACGGCGACGCCCGGCATCGAAGCGGCTGGAGTTGCCTTCGATGGACTTCTGAGAGCTGCCCGCAGTCGATGGCCTAAG GTGTTTGTGCTCGATTTCCCTCCCCGGCTGGCGAGTGAATTGGCACCGCAACAATTCCTTCGAGAGGAGTTTCGTCGCGTTGCAGCAAAGAACG GTGTAGAGTACTGCGTCACAGCTGACCGCTTTCTGCTGGACTCGCTAGCCTTGTGGAGTCGTGATGGG ATCCACCTGAGTGACGATCTGGGGATGCCGCTTCTCGCGAAGCTTCTGTGGCACTTCTCCTTTCGGCAGCTACAGTCACCTCTGCCTGTTACACCTCCGCCTGTGTCTCCTCCCAAGTCACCCCCGACTGTGAGACCCTTTGCTACCACCGTGGTTGTGAAGGGAGAGGTTTCACGTCCACGTCCCCTTGACCCCTTCAAGGAAACTGTCGTCGGACGTCGCGGAAAG CGCAGCCAACCTGAGTCCTGGGATGCGCCTGAGGACTGGGATCAGTCTTCCGTGCGGATCCTTCCTCATGAG gtttgtgtgcctcctctggtcctgaggGAGTGCTTTGTCGTGCTAAACCCTATCCGGTTTAGCACTGACAAGTTGGCTGCAATGGATCGCATTGTTCCATCCAACCTTGACGTCCCCATGGGGAATCACTCAAAG CGCCTGTAA